In the genome of Pseudorca crassidens isolate mPseCra1 chromosome 12, mPseCra1.hap1, whole genome shotgun sequence, one region contains:
- the RAB27B gene encoding ras-related protein Rab-27B isoform X3 has product MANHFANLKSGKYIKYLVGDGVIQRPTKTITMTDGDYDYLIKLLALGDSGVGKTTFLYRYTDNKFNPKFITTVGIDFREKRVVYNTQGPNGSTGKAVKVHLQLWDTAGQERFRSLTTAFFRDAMGFLLMFDLTSQQSFLNVRNWMSQLQANAYCENPDIVLIGNKVDLSDQREVNERQARDLADKYRKSVLRSHSSQQCSKELTSCP; this is encoded by the exons ATGGCAAATCATTTTGCTAACCTCAAGAGTGGAAAGTACATCAAGTATTTAGTGGGTGATGGTGTAATTCAAAG GCCCACCAAGACCATCACTATGACCGATGGGGACTATGATTATCTGATCAAACTCCTGGCCCTTGGAGATTCGGGGGTGGGGAAGACGACATTTCTTTATCGCTACACAGACAATAAATTCAATCCCAAGTTCATCACGACAGTAGGGATAGACTTTCGGGAAAAACGTGTG GTTTATAACACACAGGGACCAAATGGGTCAACAGGGAAAGCAGTTAAGGTACATCTTCAGCTTTGGGACACAGCAGGACAAGAGAG ATTCCGGAGCCTCACCACTGCGTTTTTCAGAGACGCCATGGGTTTCTTATTAATGTTTGACCTCACCAGTCAACAGAGCTTCTTAAATGTCAGAAACTGGATGA GCCAACTGCAAGCAAATGCTTATTGTGAAAATCCAGATATAGTATTAATTGGCAACAAGGTGGACCTGTCAGACCAGAGAGAAGTCAACGAACGGCAAGCCCGGGACCTGGCTGACAAATACAG AAAATCTGTTTTAAGAAGTCACAGTAGTCAACAGTGTTCAAAAGAGTTGACCAGTTGTCCCTGA
- the RAB27B gene encoding ras-related protein Rab-27B isoform X1 yields the protein MANHFANLKSGKYIKYLVGDGVIQRPTKTITMTDGDYDYLIKLLALGDSGVGKTTFLYRYTDNKFNPKFITTVGIDFREKRVVYNTQGPNGSTGKAVKVHLQLWDTAGQERFRSLTTAFFRDAMGFLLMFDLTSQQSFLNVRNWMSQLQANAYCENPDIVLIGNKVDLSDQREVNERQARDLADKYSIPYFETSAATGQNVEKAVETLLDLIMKRMEQCVEKTQVPDTVNGGSSGKLDGDKPAEKKCAC from the exons ATGGCAAATCATTTTGCTAACCTCAAGAGTGGAAAGTACATCAAGTATTTAGTGGGTGATGGTGTAATTCAAAG GCCCACCAAGACCATCACTATGACCGATGGGGACTATGATTATCTGATCAAACTCCTGGCCCTTGGAGATTCGGGGGTGGGGAAGACGACATTTCTTTATCGCTACACAGACAATAAATTCAATCCCAAGTTCATCACGACAGTAGGGATAGACTTTCGGGAAAAACGTGTG GTTTATAACACACAGGGACCAAATGGGTCAACAGGGAAAGCAGTTAAGGTACATCTTCAGCTTTGGGACACAGCAGGACAAGAGAG ATTCCGGAGCCTCACCACTGCGTTTTTCAGAGACGCCATGGGTTTCTTATTAATGTTTGACCTCACCAGTCAACAGAGCTTCTTAAATGTCAGAAACTGGATGA GCCAACTGCAAGCAAATGCTTATTGTGAAAATCCAGATATAGTATTAATTGGCAACAAGGTGGACCTGTCAGACCAGAGAGAAGTCAACGAACGGCAAGCCCGGGACCTGGCTGACAAATACAG CATACCATATTTTGAAACAAGTGCAGCGACTGGCCAGAATGTGGAAAAGGCTGTGGAAACCCTTCTGGACTTAATAATGAAACGAATGGAACAGTGTGTAGAGAAGACGCAAGTCCCTGACACTGTCAATGGTGGTAGTTCTGGGAAGCTGGATGGGGACAAACCAGCAGAGAAGAAGTGtgcctgctaa
- the RAB27B gene encoding ras-related protein Rab-27B isoform X2, giving the protein MTDGDYDYLIKLLALGDSGVGKTTFLYRYTDNKFNPKFITTVGIDFREKRVVYNTQGPNGSTGKAVKVHLQLWDTAGQERFRSLTTAFFRDAMGFLLMFDLTSQQSFLNVRNWMSQLQANAYCENPDIVLIGNKVDLSDQREVNERQARDLADKYSIPYFETSAATGQNVEKAVETLLDLIMKRMEQCVEKTQVPDTVNGGSSGKLDGDKPAEKKCAC; this is encoded by the exons ATGACCGATGGGGACTATGATTATCTGATCAAACTCCTGGCCCTTGGAGATTCGGGGGTGGGGAAGACGACATTTCTTTATCGCTACACAGACAATAAATTCAATCCCAAGTTCATCACGACAGTAGGGATAGACTTTCGGGAAAAACGTGTG GTTTATAACACACAGGGACCAAATGGGTCAACAGGGAAAGCAGTTAAGGTACATCTTCAGCTTTGGGACACAGCAGGACAAGAGAG ATTCCGGAGCCTCACCACTGCGTTTTTCAGAGACGCCATGGGTTTCTTATTAATGTTTGACCTCACCAGTCAACAGAGCTTCTTAAATGTCAGAAACTGGATGA GCCAACTGCAAGCAAATGCTTATTGTGAAAATCCAGATATAGTATTAATTGGCAACAAGGTGGACCTGTCAGACCAGAGAGAAGTCAACGAACGGCAAGCCCGGGACCTGGCTGACAAATACAG CATACCATATTTTGAAACAAGTGCAGCGACTGGCCAGAATGTGGAAAAGGCTGTGGAAACCCTTCTGGACTTAATAATGAAACGAATGGAACAGTGTGTAGAGAAGACGCAAGTCCCTGACACTGTCAATGGTGGTAGTTCTGGGAAGCTGGATGGGGACAAACCAGCAGAGAAGAAGTGtgcctgctaa